In Podospora pseudopauciseta strain CBS 411.78 chromosome 3, whole genome shotgun sequence, one genomic interval encodes:
- a CDS encoding hypothetical protein (COG:S; EggNog:ENOG503P1CI) gives MAGSYAPVSRRALLSSFSSLAMDPVTAIGLVSGILTFVPFGTKLVKGIIEIREALDGTLDENRTRQEVAQEMKRLSARILPPDDTKLVAEENGLRLLAKSARRCRSS, from the exons ATGGCGGGGAGCTATGCTCCAGTGA GCCGGCGTGCCCTGCTATCTTCATTTTCGTCGCTCGCCATGGATCCTGTCACGGCCATCGGGCTGGTGTCGGGCATCCTGACATTTGTACCATTTGGCACCAAGCTTGTCAAGGGAATCATTGAGATTCGGGAAGCGCTCGATGGCACACTGGATGAAAATCGCACCCGTCAAGAGGTGGCCCAGGAGATGAAACGCCTTTCCGCTCGAATCTTACCGCCGGACGATACCAAGCTCGTCGCCGAAGAAAACGGTCTTCGCCTTCTCGCCAAGAGTGCTCGTCGATGTCGGAGCAGCTGA
- a CDS encoding hypothetical protein (EggNog:ENOG503PS2B) — MGGGWSIHLENSIALPESDFQPSACDRGLDPHVPDPQDHANVNQKTARARALHLDPQSYCHSFFFCFPVTVIHLPTSTMRSSFLLAGNLWVILGAATSAKLEQRDNVEECVQDGLLNCFSSSLVQASQFCTNSIVTVTTFTEVVTVTPTVTVTNAVTETATITEPVTEPTTIAQSLPLKARRWKRGCSNRPPLNCLRSFASSVEPLQFTSACGCIGITSTTELATVTADVTSTIFETPTVTEYVTVSPTPVEEESTQQPTTEPAPTTPIEESTLEPTATPTPEVTTTTTAEESTLEPTTTTAPEPTASTVSVPESTTSAAAPPLITNGDFSSNSLEGWSITNRVGTGASVGVISQGAGNYVMEIQSSYFVSATIAGLSVSQTINCEPGADYRLTFRISVISSYTNGNPWSVILGGRSITSGAGSSLAWTQIGYTFVCSATQGGNDLTFRIQSNNNRAARMLVDDVVVTKL; from the exons atgggaggaggatggagtaTTCATCTTGAAAATTCGATAGCGCTTCCAGAATCGGATTTTCAGCCATCAGCTTGCGACAGGGGTCTTGATCCACACGTTCCAGACCCTCAGGACCATGCCAATGTCAACCAAAAGACCGCACGCGCCCGGGCTTTGCATTTGGATCCTCAGTCCTATTGTcattcattttttttttgtttcccAGTGACTGTCATTCATTTACCCACGTCCACCATGCGTTCCTCTTTCCTCCTCGCTGGCAACCTTTGGGTCATTCTGGGCGCAGCTACCTCAGCAAAGCTAGAGCAACGCGATAATGTCGAGGAGTGTGTCCAGGATGGGCTGTTGAACTGTTTCAGCAGTTCACTGGTACAGGCCAGCCAATTTTGTACCAACTCGATCGTCACAGTAACTACATTCACCGAGGTCGTCACTGTCACCCCTACCGT CACCGTTACCAATGCCGTCACCGAAACTGCAACTATCACCGAACCTGTCACCGAACCCACGACCATCGCACAAAGTCTACCCCTGAAAGCTAGACgctggaaaaggggctgCTCCAACAGACCGCCATTGAACTGCCTGCGCAGCTTCGCTTCTTCCGTCGAGCCACTGCAGTTCACTTCTGCTTGTGGATGCATTGGGATCACATCGACTACTGAGCTTGCTACCGTAACTGCTGATGTCACAAGCACAATTTTTGAAACACCGACCGTTACCGAATATGTCACCGTTAGCCCGACACCTGTGGAGGAAGAATCTACCCAGCAACCTACAACCGAGCCAGCCCCCACAACTCCAATTGAAGAGTCTACGCTCGAGCCCACAGCAACCCCGACCCCTGAGGtgaccacaacaaccactgCCGAAGAGTCGACACTCGAACCCACCACGACAACAGCGCCTGAGCCCACAGCATCCACTGTTTCCGTGCCCGAGTCCAccacatcagcagcagcacctccGTTGATCACCAACGGGGACTTCAGCAGTAACTCGCTGGAAGGATGGAGTATCACCAACAGGGTCGGTACCGGTGCCAGCGTTGGGGTTATCTCACAGGGTGCTGGCAATTACGTGATGGAGATCCAGTCGAGCTACTTTGTCAGCGCCACCATCGCCGGACTTTCTGTATCTCAAACTATCAACTG CGAGCCAGGGGCTGATTATAGGCTCACATTCCGAATCAGCGTTATTTCCAGTTACACAAATGGGAATCCGTGGTCGGTTATTCTGGGTGGAAGGTCGATCACGTCAGGTGCCGGTTCTTCTTTGGCATGGACTCAAATCGGCTATACCTTTGTCTGCTCAGCAACACAGGGCGGAAATGACCTTACCTTCCGGATCCagtccaacaacaacagagcggcgaggatgttggtggatgatgtggtggtgacgaaACTTTAG